The Sulfurimonas lithotrophica genome includes a region encoding these proteins:
- the mtnA gene encoding S-methyl-5-thioribose-1-phosphate isomerase — protein sequence MQGKYRALRLNENGFLEVIDQTKLPFVTESKVLKTTNEVVEAIKDMTVRGAGVIGSVAAFGIYTACMEVNSYDELKEKALLIRESRPTAVNLMWAVDKMMELLKDSTDLVADAKKYAIELNDEEASESQNIAKYGADIIEEILKKKNKTSINILTHCNAGWLAVIDEGTALAPIYEAAKRGIDVHVWVDETRPRNQGASLTAWELTQSKIKHTIIADNTGGHLMQHGMVDMVITGADRVSANGDVANKIGTYLKALAAFDNDVPFYVAIPASTFDFEIRDGVKEIPIELRSEDEVKYMRGVDSNGEVREVLITPKDSPAINYGFDVTPARLISGLITDKGVCKANYEEIKKRFN from the coding sequence GTGCAGGGTAAATACAGAGCTTTAAGGCTAAATGAAAATGGTTTTTTGGAAGTTATAGATCAAACAAAACTTCCGTTTGTTACAGAGAGTAAAGTTTTAAAAACTACAAATGAAGTAGTTGAAGCAATCAAAGACATGACTGTTCGCGGTGCAGGTGTTATAGGAAGTGTTGCGGCTTTTGGCATCTATACTGCGTGCATGGAAGTAAATAGTTATGATGAGTTAAAAGAGAAGGCTCTTCTGATAAGGGAGTCACGCCCTACGGCTGTAAACCTTATGTGGGCTGTTGATAAGATGATGGAGCTTTTAAAGGACTCTACAGATTTAGTAGCAGATGCAAAAAAGTATGCAATAGAATTAAATGACGAAGAGGCATCAGAGAGTCAGAATATTGCAAAATACGGTGCTGACATAATTGAAGAAATATTAAAAAAGAAAAACAAAACAAGTATAAATATTCTGACTCATTGTAATGCCGGCTGGCTCGCGGTTATAGATGAAGGGACTGCTTTGGCACCTATATATGAGGCTGCAAAACGCGGGATAGACGTGCATGTCTGGGTAGATGAGACAAGACCTAGGAATCAAGGAGCATCTCTTACTGCTTGGGAGCTTACTCAAAGTAAAATTAAGCATACTATCATAGCAGACAACACCGGTGGACATTTGATGCAACACGGTATGGTAGATATGGTAATTACGGGAGCTGACCGTGTAAGTGCAAATGGTGACGTTGCAAATAAGATAGGGACATATCTAAAAGCACTCGCGGCATTCGATAATGATGTCCCTTTTTATGTAGCTATCCCGGCATCTACATTTGACTTTGAGATTAGAGATGGTGTAAAAGAGATACCAATTGAGTTAAGAAGCGAAGATGAGGTCAAATATATGCGCGGTGTGGATAGCAATGGAGAGGTGAGAGAAGTTCTTATAACTCCAAAAGATTCACCTGCAATTAACTACGGTTTTGATGTAACACCTGCAAGACTTATCAGTGGACTTATAACAGACAAAGGTGTATGCAAAGCAAATTATGAAGAGATTAAAAAGAGGTTTAATTAG
- a CDS encoding bifunctional aldolase/short-chain dehydrogenase has protein sequence MKSLWSDAEAKEFKTDLDLRVYTSRLLGRDSSLVLHGGGNTSVKSTATNLFGESEDILYVKGSGWDLATIEAEGFAPVKMEMLLKMAELKELNDTDMVKYQRLAMTNPSAPNPSVEAILHAVIPYKFVDHTHTDAVVTITNTEGGEEKIKELYGDKVLIIPYIMPGFVLAKLIYDMTRDVNWDELEGMVLMNHGLFTFNDDAKKSYEKTIELVDKAEKYLASKGADLEIKNESLDIDLIELASIRKEVSKLKGHATISILNDSNLASYFSKQDIVKIATQGPLTPDHVIRTKRIPAIVGEDFETDLASYVQEYTQYFEDNKTDETLLNPAPNFAILKDNGVLSFGKNAKEANIIKDINEHTFEAILKAEKLGGYKALSAAKIFEVEYWELEQAKLKKSGISPEFSGKVALVTGGASGIGKAIAKMLNSRGAAVVVLDINPDVENVFNKPDAKGVCCDLTSNDDIKKAVEIAVKNFGGIDIVVSNAGIFTPSENLDSLSDENWEKSMNINLTSHQKLIRATAPYLKLGIDASIVMVASKNFPAPGKGAAAYSVAKAGQTQLARIAALELGGYGVRVNTLHPHAVFDTAIWTDEVLANRAKAYGMSVEEYKTNNVLKTEIKSDDVAELVCAMASKPFAKTTGSQVAIDGGSDRII, from the coding sequence ATGAAAAGTTTATGGAGTGATGCCGAGGCAAAAGAGTTTAAAACAGATTTAGATTTACGTGTATATACATCAAGGTTACTTGGGCGTGACAGCTCTTTAGTTTTGCATGGAGGTGGAAATACATCTGTAAAATCGACTGCTACAAATCTTTTTGGTGAGAGTGAAGATATCCTTTACGTAAAAGGGAGCGGTTGGGATTTGGCTACCATAGAAGCAGAGGGATTTGCTCCGGTTAAGATGGAGATGCTGCTTAAGATGGCTGAGTTAAAAGAGTTGAATGATACGGATATGGTTAAGTACCAGCGTTTGGCTATGACAAATCCATCAGCTCCAAACCCTTCGGTTGAGGCTATTTTACATGCCGTTATTCCTTATAAATTTGTAGACCATACACACACGGATGCAGTTGTGACTATCACAAATACAGAGGGCGGAGAAGAGAAAATAAAAGAGCTTTACGGTGATAAAGTTCTGATTATCCCATATATTATGCCGGGTTTTGTTCTTGCGAAGTTAATTTATGACATGACAAGGGATGTAAACTGGGATGAATTAGAGGGAATGGTTCTAATGAATCACGGTCTTTTCACGTTTAACGATGACGCTAAAAAATCTTACGAGAAGACTATAGAATTAGTTGACAAGGCAGAAAAATATTTGGCATCTAAAGGTGCTGATTTAGAGATTAAAAATGAGAGCTTGGATATTGATTTAATAGAACTTGCATCTATTAGAAAAGAGGTCTCAAAACTAAAAGGTCATGCGACAATCTCAATACTAAATGATTCAAACCTGGCTTCTTACTTCTCAAAGCAAGATATTGTGAAAATTGCAACTCAGGGTCCTCTTACACCTGATCATGTTATCAGAACAAAAAGAATTCCTGCTATTGTTGGTGAAGATTTTGAAACTGATTTGGCTTCTTACGTGCAAGAATATACACAATATTTTGAAGATAATAAGACTGACGAGACACTTTTAAATCCTGCACCGAATTTTGCAATTCTTAAAGATAATGGAGTGTTGTCTTTTGGTAAAAATGCCAAAGAGGCAAATATTATCAAAGATATAAACGAACATACTTTTGAAGCTATTTTAAAAGCTGAGAAACTCGGCGGATATAAAGCCCTGAGTGCGGCAAAGATTTTTGAAGTTGAGTATTGGGAATTAGAGCAGGCTAAACTCAAAAAAAGTGGAATTTCTCCTGAGTTTAGCGGTAAAGTGGCACTTGTTACAGGCGGTGCTAGCGGTATCGGAAAAGCGATTGCAAAGATGTTAAACTCAAGAGGTGCGGCAGTTGTCGTTTTAGACATAAACCCTGATGTCGAGAATGTATTTAACAAGCCAGACGCAAAAGGCGTTTGCTGTGATTTGACTTCAAATGATGATATTAAAAAAGCTGTAGAGATTGCGGTTAAAAACTTCGGCGGAATCGATATAGTTGTTAGTAATGCAGGTATATTTACACCGAGTGAGAACTTAGATTCTCTTAGTGATGAGAACTGGGAGAAAAGTATGAATATAAATCTTACTTCCCATCAAAAGCTCATACGTGCGACGGCTCCATATTTAAAACTCGGAATCGATGCATCTATCGTGATGGTAGCATCTAAGAATTTTCCTGCACCTGGTAAAGGTGCGGCTGCTTATTCGGTTGCAAAAGCCGGACAAACTCAGCTTGCACGCATTGCGGCACTTGAACTTGGTGGTTACGGAGTAAGGGTAAATACACTGCATCCACATGCAGTGTTTGATACCGCGATCTGGACGGATGAGGTTTTGGCAAATCGTGCAAAGGCATACGGTATGAGTGTAGAAGAGTATAAGACAAATAACGTATTAAAAACAGAGATAAAATCAGATGATGTTGCAGAACTCGTTTGTGCAATGGCATCAAAACCTTTTGCTAAAACTACAGGTTCTCAAGTAGCGATTGACGGTGGAAGCGACAGGATAATCTAA